One window from the genome of Nicotiana sylvestris chromosome 9, ASM39365v2, whole genome shotgun sequence encodes:
- the LOC138878766 gene encoding uncharacterized protein, whose protein sequence is MSSAKMPTTIEVEFVSPASAPPPFEVAILPPKAHAPLGVKIAVPIPVAISTMTPFHTKAIPWDYTVEARRKGKGRFEETVAAQGMTRTGRIYTPENLAESSKQASNRSPIIETGPGNLWRKIQVKEYSVIDQLNKTPVQISILALLQNFEAYKNALLKVLSEAYMPNNITGGEMANMVGHVLESHKITFHKDELPPEGLGHNKALHITVQYEDYFITRILIDEGSSLNICPLITLKNLGKGLHEIKDGAINVKTFDGSQRSTIGEISLCLQMGPTWFDVDFQVIDVPASYNLLLERLWIHAAGAVASTLHQAVKLEWNHQEVIIHGNQEVIIHSNHSNPIYSRQTIPSIEGRKKLGVETYHHIERVNAVDKDKWWDNKIESILNWNGYEPGKGHGKNLQGITEPIKLKKHGATFGLGYEYTWEEFNNWSLP, encoded by the coding sequence ATGTCATCTGCAAAGATGCCAAcgacaattgaggtcgaattcgtgtctccagcaagTGCACCTCCACCATTCGAAGTTGCCATCCTACCACCCAAAGCACATGCTCCGTTAGGAGTGAAGATAGCCGTGCCAATTCCAGTGGCAATTTCAACCATGACCCCCTTCCACAcaaaggccataccatgggactatacagtagaggcaagaagaaaaggcaagggtaggttcgaggaaactgttgccgcacagggtatgacgagaactggtaggATTTATACCCCGGAaaacctagctgagtcaagcaagcaggcctccaatcggtcacccatcattgagacaggtccaggcaatctctggagaaagatacaggtaaaggaatactcggtcatcgaccagttgaacaaaacaccggtgcAAAtttccatacttgctttgctacaaaattttgaggcatacaagaatgctctgttgaaggtgctgagtgaagcatacatgCCAAAcaacatcactggcggagaaatggccaatatggtcggacatgtattggaaagtcacaaaattacttttcataaggatgagctaccgcctgaagggttaggacacaacaaagcactgcatatCACCGTGCAATATGAAGACTACTTCATCACTAGGATCCTGATCGACgagggttccagtctcaacatttgtccgttgataACACTCAAGAACTTGGGTaagggactgcacgagataaaggatggagccatAAACGTGAAAACTTTCgatggttcccaaaggtccaccattggggagattagtctgtgtttgcaaatggggccgacttggttcgatgttgatttccaagtgatagacgtgccagcatcttacaatttgttgttggaaAGGCTGTGGATTCATGCTGCCGGagctgtagcatcaacactgcatcaggcagtaaaattagaatggaatcaccaggaagtgatcattcacggcaaccaggaagtgatcattcacagcAACCAtagcaatcctatatacagtcgccagaccattccatcaatcgaGGGGAGAAAGAAGCTAGGAgtagagacttaccaccacatcgaacgggtaaatgctgttgacaaagacaaatggtgggataataaGATTGAGAGCATACTAAATTGGAATGGGTATGAACCTGGTAAAGGACATggaaagaatctccaaggaattactgaacccataaaactcaaaaaGCACGGCgccactttcggtttgggatatgagtacacttgggaggaattcaataactggtcgtTGCCATGA
- the LOC104227787 gene encoding uncharacterized protein, with protein MKGIMRFGKKGKLSPRYVGPYKIIWRIGRVECKLDLPSELEVVHPMFHVSILRKCIGDPSRITPMKDIHIAEDLSYSEVPVAILDRQVRKLRTKEVASVKVLWRNNNIEEMTWEAEEEMRKKYPHLFTT; from the coding sequence atgaagggcatcatgcgatttggaaagaaggggaagCTCAGCCCCAGGTATGTTGGACCGTATAAGATTATTTGGAGGATTGGTAGGGTGGAGTGCAAGCTTGATTTGCCTTCAGAATTGGAAGTAGTCCATCCTATGTTTCATGTATCTATATTGCGGAAGTGCATTGGAGATCCTTCACGTATTACCCCCATGAAGGATATTCACATTGCTGAAGACTTATCTTATTCAGAGGTACCAGTAGCTATTTTAGATCGGCAGGTAAGAAAGCTTCGAACTAAAGAAGTGGcttccgtgaaagtgttatggcgaaatAACAACATCGAGGAAATGACCTGGGAAGCTGAggaggaaatgaggaagaagtaCCCCCACCTATTTACGACTTAA